A region from the Fusarium musae strain F31 chromosome 1, whole genome shotgun sequence genome encodes:
- a CDS encoding hypothetical protein (EggNog:ENOG41) — protein sequence MEASIGNVPTNSSPKFNYKPSFYNHLDQIKGSSAIDLAQTTGLKLRDRYRSDEETAACGDAPPTKPDDSCSRWDRILGQVDGFVEGADFILDNFVPDVPDDPRLKHTQEPRAWISEPHSASYDDTPYQPLDSRGMNNNELYEALKSHLI from the exons ATGGAGGCAAGTATTGGCAACGTCCCAACAAATTCCTCCCCAAAGTTCAACTACAAGCCAAGTTTCTACAATCACCTTGACCAGATTAAAGGAAGTTCGGCAATTGACTTAGCCCAAACGACGGGGCTCAAGTTGAGAGACCGCTATCGCTCGGACGAGGAGACGGCAGCCTGCGGAGATGCGCCCCCCACAAAGCCTGACGACAGCTGTTCCCGATGGGATAGAATACTAGGCCAAGTCGATGGGTTCGTCGAGGGGGCAGACTTCATCCTTGATAACTTCGTTCCCGATGTCCCCGACGACCCTCGACTGAAGCATACCCAAGAACCAAGAGCATGGATATCCGAACCCCACTCAGCTTCCTATGATGATACACCATATCAGCCCCTCGACAGCCGAGGGATGAATAACAACGAGCTCTATGAAGCGCTCAAGAGTCAT CTGATTTAG
- a CDS encoding hypothetical protein (EggNog:ENOG41): MAATTCSLSGIESLLGKAGLDTPIPDYPGADVVHNPQDIFRVYLADIIQKLLGCDKQIAYDAIQTSNITGMGDLIVVAPKLRLRDTRPEDLVIDLAGRLPVSPPFGCPVKDGIRLQIFSSPNTLSRLLLPYINDRAASYGYDASLGLTDSAVPDSPKKKLVLEFSSPNMASEFQVSHLRSTLVGAYIANIHASMGWDVVKMNYLGDWGKQIGLLAAGWHRFGSEEEFEKQPLRHLLEVNHKIQDLFKPEVEECRNAKAKNEDATEIESRGLYAERDVFFKKMEDREPEAIAVWQRFRDATVKDYTESYAQLGVTFDEYSGESQATVESIAEVEQALKEKGIYEEHDGSWKIDFSKHDAKGLSVAVVRYRNGTTSYLLRDLAAVFDRYKKHQFDKMIYVVAMEQEMHFHRVTKTLELMGRQDLAERIQHVSFAKINRLPERLEDSKLLSDYLEGCRSMAQAALDEEEEESYYVDKSEKSLEQLGLSGLFLQDHYHKRNTSYMSDPKKMVQLHGDTGAAIQDCYARLSKKLESGPATFDYTKLDYASLEEEDYAELLRILLQYPDAAHGSFRTLEPSFIVVYLSRLIDQLTCTLDDDDEKDWTDRDTASEARYALYENARQVFENALRLLGVSPWSA, translated from the exons ATGGCAGCGACAACTTGCTCACTTAGTGGCATCGAAAGTCTGCTCGGCAAGGCTGGACTGGACACACCAATTCCCGACTACCCCGGTGCAGATGTAGTGCACAACCCGCAGGACATCTTCCGAGTTTACCTCGCCGATATCATCCAGAAGCTTCTAGGATGCGATAAACAAATTGCCTATGATGCTATACAGACCTCTAACATTACGGGCATGGGCGATCTTATCGTTGTGGCCCCGAAGCTTAGACTGAGAGACACCAGGCCTGAAGATTTGGTGATAGATCTTGCTGGAAGA CTCCCGGTATCGCCTCCCTTTGGGTGCCCTGTAAAAGATGGTATTCGTCTACAAATTTTCTCCTCTCCAAACACACTCTCCCGACTCTTGCTGCCTTATATCAACGACAGAGCTGCCTCATATGGCTACGATGCATCACTTGGACTCACTGACTCCGCAGTGCCGGATAgtcccaagaagaagcttgtctTGGAGTTCTCGTCTCCCAATATGGCGAGTGAGTTCCAGGTTTCTCACTTGCGCAGTACTTTAGTTGGCGCTTACATCGCGAATATCCACGCCAGTATGGGTTGGGATGTTGTCAAGATGAACTATCTGGGAGACTGGGGTAAGCAGATTGGACTCCTGGCTGCTGGTTGGCATAGGTTTGGCTCGGAAGAAGAGTTCGAGAAACAGCCGCTTCGTCACCTTCTCGAAGTCAACCACAAGATACAGGACTTATTCAAGCCAGAAGTGGAAGAGTGTAGAAACGCCAAGGCAAAGAATGAAGACGCCACAGAGATCGAATCTCGTGGCTTGTACGCCGAACGTGACGtattcttcaagaagatggaggacCGGGAGCCAGAAGCTATCGCTGTATGGCAACGTTTTCGAGATGCAACTGTGAAAGATTACACCGAATCATACGCACAACTCGGAGTGACGTTCGATGAATACTCTGGAGAGTCGCAGGCCACGGTAGAGTCAATCGCCGAAGTCGAACAAGCCCTGAAAGAGAAGGGGATTTACGAGGAACATGACGGATCTTGGAAGATCGACTTTTCCAAACACGATGCAAAAGGGCTCTCTGTTGCGGTGGTACGCTACCGAAATGGAACGACCTCTTATCTGTTACGCGATCTTGCAGCAGTTTTTGATCGATACAAGAAACACCAGTTTGACAAGATGATCTATGTTGTTGCGATGGAGCAAGAAATGCACTTCCATCGAGTTACCAAGACTCTTGAGCTCATGGGAAGACAAGATCTTGCTGAGCGCATTCAACATGTTTCTTTTGCCAAGATCAATAGGCTTCCGGAGAGACTCGAGGACTCAAAACTTTTGAGCGACTACCTTGAGGGATGCCGCTCGATGGCACAAGCTGCTctcgacgaagaggaggaggaatcGTATTATGTGGACAAGTCCGAGAAGTCGCTGGAGCAACTTGGTCTTTCAGGTCTATTCCTACAAGACCACTACCACAAGCGAAACACGTCTTATATGAGTGATCCCAAGAAAATGGTACAGCTCCACGGGGACACGGGCGCCGCTATCCAAGACTGCTATGCCAGATTATCCAAGAAACTGGAGTCGGGTCCAGCGACCTTTGATTATACGAAGCTAGATTACGCTTCGTTAGAAGAGGAGGACTATGCTGAACTTCTGCGCATCTTGCTCCAGTATCCAGATGCAGCACATGGCTCCTTCAGGACCCTTGAGCCCTCGTTTATCGTAGTGTACTTGTCACGACTTATTGATCAACTCACATGCACGctggacgacgatgatgagaaagattGGACCGATCGGGATACAGCTAGTGAGGCGCGATATGCTCTCTATGAGAATGCAAGACAGGTGTTTGAGAATGCGCTGAGGCTTCTTGGTGTGTCGCCATGGAGTGCGTAG
- a CDS encoding hypothetical protein (BUSCO:EOG09261TEQ), with protein sequence MASADELKALGNKAIAEKNFDEAVAKFTEAIAIQPDNHILYSNRSAAYASKKDWENALKDAEKTTEIKPDWAKGWGRKGAALHGQGDLLGANDAYEEGLKLDANNAQLKSGLASVKKAMEAEVGGPQDPSGGLGQMFNDPQLIQKLASNPKTSGYLADPSFMAKLQSIKSNPANATEMFSDPRLLTVMGVLMGVDLEMREREVDPNAESRDSPMPDAPPAPKQPEPKKAPEPEPEPELDEEALEKKKKKEEADKEKALGTENYKKRNFDEAIAHYTKAWETFKDITYLNNLGAAYFEKGDYDKAIEACTKAVEEGREIYADFKLIAKSYARIGTSYERKGDLEKAIENYNRSLTEHRTPDVLNKLRSAERAKTEAGKKAYIDPAKAEEAREEGNKKFKEMDFPGAVAAYTEMTKRAPDDPRGYSNRAAAFVKLFEFPSALEDCDTAIKKDPTFIRAYIRKAQAYFGMRKYSECVDACTEAQRVDQEHHNGANAREIEQQQQKALSAMYSARDNETEEQTRERLMKDPEIMGLMQDPVMQSILQQAQSDPAALQEHMRNPGVRSKIQKLIAAGVIRVDMESPIQNLMGRGRDLERA encoded by the exons ATGGCTTCCGCGgacgagctcaaggctcTAGGTAACAAGGCCATCGCCGAGAAGAACTTCGATGAGGCTGT CGCAAAGTTCACCGAGGCTATTGCCATTCAGCCCGATAACCACATTCTCTACAGCAACCGATCTGCTGCCTATGCTTCAAAGAAAGATTGGGAAAATGCTCTgaaggatgctgagaagaccACCGAGATCAAGCCTGACTGGGCCAAGGGCTGGGGACGTAAGGGTGCTGCTTTGCACGGACAGGGCGACCTCCTAGGTGCCAATGATGCGTATGAGGAGGGATTGAAGCTCGATGCCAACAACGCCCAGCTCAAGAGTGGTCTGGCTTCAGTCAAGAAGGCCATGGAGGCCGAAGTTG GAGGACCTCAAGATCCTAGCGGTGGCCTTGGCCAAATGTTCAACGACCCTCAGTTGATCCAGAAGCTCGCCTCAAACCCCAAGACCAGCGGTTACCTCGCCGACCCCTCATTCATGGCCAAGCTCCAATCGATCAAGAGCAACCCTGCAAATGCGACCGAGATGTTCAGCGACCCCCGCCTGTTGACAGTCATGGGTGTGTTGATGGGTGTTGATTTGGAGATGCGCGAGCGCGAAGTCGACCCCAATGCTGAATCTCGGGACTCTCCCATGCCTGATGCCCCACCAGCCCCCAAGCAGCCCGAGCCCAAGAAGGCCCCTGAGCCTGAACCCGAACCCGAGCTGGACGAGGAGgctctcgagaagaagaaaaagaaggaagaggccgACAAGGAAAAGGCTCTGGGTACCGAGAACTACAAGAAGCGCAACTTTGACGAGGCTATTGCACACTACACTAAGGCCTGGGAGACCTTCAAGGATATCACTTACCTAAACAACTTGGGAGCTGCGTATTTCGAGAAGGGTGACTACgacaaggccattgaggcCTGcaccaaggctgttgaggagggaCGTGAGATCTACGCTGACTTCAAGCTCATTGCCAAGAGTTATGCCCGTATCGGTACATCTTATGAGCGCAAGGGAGACTTGGAGAAAGCTATTGAGAACTACAATAGATCTCTTACCGAGCACCGAACTCCCGATgtcctcaacaagctccGCTCTGCTGAGCGTGCCAAGACTGAGGCTGGTAAGAAGGCCTACATTGACcctgccaaggctgaggaggccCGTGAGGAGGGTAACAAGAAGTTCAAGGAAATGGACTTCCCTGGTGCCGTTGCCGCCTACACAGAGATGACCAAGCGAGCTCCTGATGACCCCCGTGGTTACAGCAACCGAGCTGCTGCCTTTGTCAAGCTCTTCGAGTTCCCCAGTGCTCTCGAGGACTGTGACACAGCTATTAAGAAGGACCCTACCTTTATCCGAGCCTACATCCGCAAGGCTCAGGCCTACTTCGGTATGCGCAAGTACTCAGAATGTGTGGACGCCTGCACTGAGGCCCAGCGCGTTGACCAGGAGCACCACAACGGTGCCAACGCTCGCGAGAtcgagcaacagcagcagaaggCTCTCTCGGCCATGTACTCTGCCCGTGATAACGAGACGGAAGAGCAGACCCGAGAGCGTTTGATGAAGGATCCCGAG ATCATGGGACTCATGCAAGACCCCGTGATGCAATCGATCCTCCAGCAGGCCCAGTCGGATCCCGCTGCTCTCCAGGAGCATATGAGAAACCCTGGTGTACGGTCCAAGATCCAGAAGCTGATCGCTGCTGGCGTTATCCGGGTGG ACATGGAATCCCCTATCCAGAATCTCATGGGACGGGGAAGGGATCTGGAGCGTGCGTGA
- a CDS encoding hypothetical protein (EggNog:ENOG41), whose translation MLYYMTQQPATVNPNEVLLSSGSGYATQNYPSSYPTADPTLPEASSSTAQGTTPHYCSECDRSFGGNRDLNKHMKTHNKPVKCKADPNCNVTKAEQRDMDRHYQTSHRTYAASKGILTEERICGFEGCRSKFTRQDNLLKHWKKFHNYEQ comes from the exons ATGTTGTATTACATGACACAGCAACCTGCAACTGTCAACCCCAACGAGGTTCTTCTAAGTTCAGGGTCTGGTTATGCAACCCAGAATTACCCCAGCTCTTACCCAACTGCCGATCCTA CTCTACCAGAGGCTTCATCGTCTACGGCCCAGGGCACCACTCCGCACTACTGTTCAGAATGTGACCGCTCCTTCGGCGGCAACAGAGACTTGAA CAAGCACATGAAAACCCACAACAAGCCTGTCAAATGCAAAGCCGATCCCAACTGCAACGTCACCAAGGCAGAGCAACGGGACATGGATCGCCACTACCAGACCTCTCACAGAACCTACGCGGCAAGCAAGGGTATTCTCACCGAGGAAAGGATCTGTGGATTTGAGGGGTGTAGATCAAAGTTTACGAGGCAGGACAATCTGCTCAAGCATTGGAAGAAGTTTCACAACTACGAGCAGTAA
- a CDS encoding hypothetical protein (EggNog:ENOG41) produces MTTDDIISLKSRQKRRLYEPIVLYKALTEITHEQGTLRPAEVPDRPRTEEERYYHFLHKLASICDSTKGGKTVTSIAILDEEEKYKYVFACNQISDGDLNDTRDLLTTVLTSLCDFHTFPLAKKNTVQSEILKKILSFNSPRINFYLNVLKARNIADCLEYCQLQTDTAGKLDCPHMPRCRIRLTSDIDTSVEEGLRTLGSVIEDLTFKNMGDNEYLETYSTIQFVLDRFLTRDVKSYIDIRATNGRFSEGRSFVCWSELRHSISRLQSYKKTVQDLIAAETEWPDIFQEFEVVPVKSSQAEPNPLGKKSEKASNIIGRMSSNEASRQQYCDLAENLQRMFDLDDRIQTQCTKFTFRPIVHCEILVLEWIMALNRGLAREHHPRVTFFHDWSYIGSSKPACQLCRYYFDTAGQHNGIRTRAGHGNLYINWRFPDLHESDGTLGQKRRQSIFNSMIEKIRQDAFGILVLRNSEGKRHDSSTHPLMSVRYTDVQTELSVGDLPDVEELGEGFATGLSLDSPNNSPEESDFDDEDGGTSL; encoded by the exons ATGACTACTG ACGACATAATCTCGCTCAAGTCAAGGCAAAAGCGCCGTCTCTATGAACCCATAGTCCTGTACAAGGCTCTCACTGAGATCACCCACGAACAAGGCACTCTTCGCCCTGCTGAGGTCCCAGATCGTCCAAGAACCGAAGAAGAGCGATATTATCACTTTCTTCACAAACTAGCCAGTATCTGCGATAGCACAAAAGGCGGCAAGACCGTCACTTCAATCGCTATactcgacgaggaagaaaagtACAAATACGTCTTTGCTTGCAATCAGATCTCCGATGGAGACCTCAACGACACACGAGATCTCCTGACAACGGTTCTGACAAGTCTGTGTGACTTCCATACATTTCCTCTGGCGAAGAAGAACACTGTTCAGAGTGAAATTCTGAAGAAGATTCTCTCATTCAACTCGCCTAGGATCAACTTCTATCTGAACGTACTGAAGGCGAGGAACATTGCGGATTGCTTGGAATACTGCCAGCTGCAAACAGACACAGCCGGCAAGTTAGACTGTCCACATATGCCAAGATGCAGAATAAGGCTAACAAGCGATATAGACACCTCGGTTGAGGAGGGTTTGAGGACTCTTGGTAGTGTTATCGAGGATTTAACATTCAAGAACATGGGCGATAACGAGT ACTTAGAAACTTACAGCACGATTCAGTTTGTGCTCGACAGGTTTCTTACCCGTGACGTTAAGAGCTACATCGACATACGAGCCACCAACGGCCGCTTCAGCGAAGGCCGGAGCTTCGTATGCTGGTCTGAGTTGCGACACAGCATATCACGTCTTCAGAGCTACAAGAAAACTGTTCAAGATCTCATCGCAGCAGAGACAGAATGGCCAGATATCTTCCAGGAGTTCGAAGTTGTTCCAGTAAAGTCCAGCCAGGCAGAACCCAACCCTCTTGGCAAGAAGAGCGAAAAAGCTTCCAACATCATCGGGCGTATGAGCAGCAACGAAGCTTCACGACAGCAATATTGCGATCTTGCAGAGAACCTGCAGAGGATGTTTGACTTAGATGACCGTATACAAACTCAGTGCACCAAATTTACTTTCAGGCCAATCGTACACTGCGAAATATTGGTTCTCGAGTGGATAATGGCCCTCAACCGAGGACTGGCCCGGGAACATCATCCAAGGGTCACTTTCTTCCATGACTGGAGCTACATTGGGAGCAGTAAGCCGGCATGCCAGCTTTGCCGCTACTACTTCGACACTGCAGGCCAACACAACGGTATCCGCACTCGAGCAGGCCATGGTAACCTTTACATCAACTGGCGGTTTCCAGATCTTCACGAATCCGACGGGACTTTAGGTCAAAAACGACGACAGAGCATCTTCAACTCAATGATAGAGAAGATTCGGCAGGATGCTTTTGGGATCTTGGTCCTGAGGAACTCCGAGGGTAAAAGGCATGACTCGAGCACTCACCCTCTTATGTCGGTGCGGTATACGGATGTTCAGACGGAATTGAGTGTTGGTGATCTGCCCGATGTCGAGGAACTGGGCGAGGGTTTTGCTACGGGGCTCAGTCTGGACTCGCCGAATAACAGTCCGGAGGAGTcggactttgatgatgaggatggtggaACTAGTCTTTGA